The Corynebacterium confusum genome has a window encoding:
- a CDS encoding SPFH domain-containing protein, producing the protein MSAFVFWPIVIGIVIALLVAFAAYSFKVIKQYERGVTFRFGHLRPLMEPGLHFLWPGIDKLERVDQRVVTLTIPPQEIITKDNVSVRVNAVVMFEVTDSVKAVLEVENYAVATSQIAQTTLRTLLGRADLDDLLAHREELNEDLANIINGQTKRWGVVTRIVEIKDVEIPELMQRALAREAEAERERRAKVISAHGELQSSRELREAADELGKAPAALQLRYLQTVLELGADQNSTIVFPLPIDIMGGFMESLGTFSKGFKDAHQSQPK; encoded by the coding sequence ATGTCTGCATTTGTATTCTGGCCAATTGTCATTGGCATTGTCATCGCCTTACTCGTCGCCTTCGCTGCATACTCGTTCAAGGTCATTAAGCAATACGAACGCGGCGTGACTTTCCGCTTCGGGCACTTGCGGCCGCTGATGGAGCCTGGGCTGCATTTCCTGTGGCCGGGCATCGACAAGCTAGAGCGCGTGGACCAGAGGGTCGTGACCTTAACCATCCCGCCGCAGGAAATCATCACCAAGGACAACGTCTCCGTCCGGGTAAACGCGGTGGTCATGTTCGAGGTGACCGACTCAGTAAAGGCGGTGCTCGAAGTCGAGAACTACGCCGTTGCGACCTCCCAGATCGCGCAGACTACGCTGCGTACTCTCTTGGGCCGCGCGGATCTCGATGACTTGCTGGCGCACCGCGAGGAACTCAATGAAGACTTGGCCAACATTATTAATGGGCAGACCAAGCGTTGGGGTGTGGTAACTCGCATCGTGGAGATCAAGGACGTGGAAATCCCAGAACTGATGCAGCGGGCCTTGGCGCGCGAGGCGGAGGCAGAGCGTGAACGCCGTGCCAAGGTGATTTCCGCCCACGGCGAATTGCAGTCCTCTCGGGAGCTGCGGGAAGCTGCTGACGAGTTGGGGAAGGCTCCCGCTGCCCTCCAACTGCGTTACCTGCAGACAGTGCTGGAGCTCGGGGCGGATCAGAATTCGACGATCGTGTTCCCTCTCCCCATCGACATCATGGGCGGCTTCATGGAGAGTCTGGGGACCTTTTCCAAGGGCTTTAAGGACGCCCATCAAAGCCAGCCCAAGTAA
- a CDS encoding PLP-dependent aminotransferase family protein, whose amino-acid sequence MHTLPLPARIAAELREQITHGVYRPNEKLPSTRALAHRLGVARGSVVTAYEQLIAEGYLLGQHGSGTRVHPDISPTPPRPAPAQPVPEEKAALLQLTPGLPDTARLITPAWRAAWRTAAADASQLTEQAPVGQAELRWEIAAHLRHMRGLNVDPARIMVTAGAREGLALLLRAVGGRLRVGVESPGYPSLRQIPPALGHALVELPTDDHGLRVPTELPGGGLDLALITPSHQYPYGGSLPAARRTELVAFARRHDVLLVEDDFDSELRYAGQPLPALAALGPEQAVLLGTFSSVISPSIACGYLVVPDRIIAPIRQVRAVTGQPVAAITQAALAKFLASGELRRHTGRVRRDYRRRRDLVVSALGPAVRPISGGLHAVVICTRPAREVVAAAAERGLAVTALTDYWGGTAADNGIVIGFGHLSDAELASALNVFQEILGQSPAD is encoded by the coding sequence ATGCACACCCTGCCCCTGCCCGCCCGGATCGCCGCTGAGCTGCGCGAGCAGATCACCCACGGCGTCTACCGGCCGAACGAGAAGCTGCCGTCCACCCGCGCCCTGGCCCACCGACTGGGGGTAGCCAGGGGCAGCGTGGTCACCGCCTACGAGCAACTCATCGCGGAGGGATACCTGCTCGGCCAGCACGGCTCCGGCACCCGCGTGCACCCGGATATAAGCCCCACTCCCCCGCGGCCCGCCCCCGCGCAGCCAGTGCCCGAGGAAAAGGCCGCGCTGCTGCAGCTAACCCCGGGGTTACCGGATACCGCGCGGCTTATCACCCCCGCCTGGCGGGCAGCGTGGCGCACCGCAGCGGCCGATGCCAGCCAACTCACCGAGCAGGCCCCCGTCGGCCAGGCGGAGCTGCGCTGGGAGATCGCCGCGCACCTGCGCCACATGCGCGGGCTCAACGTGGATCCCGCCCGCATCATGGTCACCGCCGGGGCCCGCGAGGGCCTAGCGCTCCTGCTGCGCGCGGTGGGCGGGCGCCTGCGCGTCGGCGTGGAGTCCCCGGGGTATCCCAGCCTGCGCCAGATCCCGCCGGCCCTAGGGCATGCGCTCGTGGAACTGCCCACCGATGACCACGGCCTGCGGGTGCCCACCGAACTCCCCGGCGGCGGGCTCGACCTGGCGCTTATCACCCCGAGCCACCAGTACCCCTACGGCGGCTCCCTGCCGGCCGCCCGCCGGACCGAGCTGGTCGCCTTCGCCCGCCGCCACGACGTCCTCCTGGTCGAGGACGACTTCGACTCGGAGCTGCGCTATGCCGGCCAGCCGCTGCCGGCCCTGGCCGCGCTGGGCCCGGAACAGGCCGTCCTGTTGGGCACGTTCTCCTCGGTGATTTCGCCTTCCATCGCGTGCGGCTACCTGGTGGTCCCCGACCGGATCATCGCCCCCATCCGCCAGGTGCGCGCGGTCACCGGGCAGCCGGTGGCGGCCATTACCCAGGCGGCCCTGGCGAAGTTTCTGGCCAGCGGGGAGCTGCGCCGGCACACCGGGCGCGTGCGGCGCGACTACCGGCGCCGCCGCGATCTGGTGGTCTCCGCGCTCGGGCCCGCCGTGCGCCCCATCAGCGGCGGCCTGCACGCCGTGGTCATCTGCACCCGGCCTGCCCGCGAGGTCGTGGCCGCGGCCGCCGAGCGCGGCCTCGCGGTGACCGCCCTGACCGACTACTGGGGCGGCACGGCGGCCGACAACGGAATCGTCATCGGCTTCGGGCACTTGAGCGACGCTGAGCTTGCTTCTGCCCTCAATGTTTTTCAGGAGATTCTCGGTCAATCCCCCGCGGATTAG
- the pdxS gene encoding pyridoxal 5'-phosphate synthase lyase subunit PdxS: MTETEKNANNQNAQAPAGAQTATTRVKRGLADMLKGGVIMDVVTPEQAKIAEDAGASAVMALERVPADIRAQGGVARMSDPDLIDGIVDAVSIPVMAKSRIGHFVEAQILAELGVDFIDESEVLSPADYTNHINKWDFDVPFVCGATNLGEALRRITEGAAMIRSKGEAGTGDVSEAVRHLRTIKGEIARLRNLDRDELYVAAKELQAPYDLVAEVAETGSLPVVLFVAGGVATPADAALVRQMGAEGVFVGSGIFKSGEPAKRAAAIVKAATAYDDPAVLAEVSRNLGEAMVGLNVADVPAPHRLAERGW; the protein is encoded by the coding sequence ATGACTGAAACCGAGAAGAACGCTAACAACCAGAACGCGCAGGCCCCGGCCGGCGCCCAGACCGCGACCACCCGCGTCAAGCGCGGACTAGCCGACATGCTCAAGGGTGGCGTCATCATGGACGTGGTGACCCCGGAGCAGGCCAAGATCGCCGAGGACGCTGGCGCCAGCGCCGTCATGGCGCTCGAGCGCGTGCCCGCCGATATCCGCGCCCAGGGCGGCGTGGCCCGCATGTCCGACCCGGACCTTATCGACGGCATCGTGGACGCCGTGTCCATCCCGGTGATGGCCAAGTCGCGCATTGGCCACTTCGTCGAGGCCCAGATTCTGGCGGAGCTGGGCGTGGACTTCATCGACGAGTCCGAGGTGCTCTCCCCGGCGGATTACACCAACCACATCAACAAGTGGGACTTCGACGTCCCCTTCGTCTGCGGCGCCACCAACCTGGGCGAGGCCCTGCGGCGCATTACCGAGGGCGCGGCCATGATCCGCTCCAAGGGCGAGGCCGGCACCGGGGACGTCTCCGAGGCCGTGCGCCACCTGCGCACCATTAAGGGCGAAATCGCCCGCCTTCGCAACCTGGACCGCGACGAGCTCTACGTCGCCGCCAAGGAGCTGCAGGCCCCCTACGACCTGGTCGCCGAGGTCGCCGAGACCGGCTCCCTGCCGGTGGTCCTCTTCGTCGCCGGCGGCGTGGCCACCCCGGCCGATGCCGCCCTGGTCCGTCAGATGGGCGCCGAGGGCGTCTTCGTCGGCTCCGGCATCTTCAAGTCCGGCGAGCCGGCCAAGCGCGCCGCCGCCATTGTCAAGGCCGCCACCGCCTACGACGACCCGGCTGTGCTGGCCGAGGTCTCCCGCAACCTGGGCGAGGCCATGGTGGGCCTGAACGTCGCCGACGTCCCGGCCCCGCACCGCCTGGCCGAGCGCGGCTGGTAA
- the pdxT gene encoding pyridoxal 5'-phosphate synthase glutaminase subunit PdxT produces MRIGVLALQGGVEEHLEILDGLGADTRRVRMPRDLDGLDGIVIPGGESTVIDKLARTFDLAGPLAAAIGGGLPTLATCAGLIYCARELDNPAPGQQTLGVMDVTVRRNAFGSQRHSAEQAVPVGAGLTVDASFIRAPIVTRVGEGVEVLSRVPGPDGEPVVVGVRAGAVTALSFHPEENGDDRVHAAWLRTAALVE; encoded by the coding sequence ATGCGCATTGGCGTACTCGCCCTGCAGGGTGGGGTGGAAGAACACCTGGAAATCCTGGACGGCCTCGGAGCGGATACCCGCCGGGTGCGGATGCCGCGGGACCTGGACGGCCTCGACGGGATAGTCATCCCCGGCGGCGAGTCCACCGTCATCGACAAGCTGGCCCGCACCTTCGACCTGGCAGGACCACTGGCCGCGGCCATCGGCGGCGGCCTGCCCACCCTGGCCACCTGCGCCGGGCTCATCTACTGTGCCCGGGAGCTGGACAACCCCGCCCCGGGGCAGCAGACCCTGGGGGTTATGGACGTGACCGTGCGCCGCAATGCGTTCGGCTCCCAGCGCCACTCCGCGGAGCAGGCCGTGCCCGTGGGCGCGGGCCTGACCGTCGACGCCAGCTTCATCCGCGCGCCAATTGTCACCCGCGTGGGCGAGGGCGTGGAGGTGCTCTCCCGCGTGCCCGGCCCGGACGGCGAACCCGTCGTCGTGGGCGTGCGCGCCGGGGCAGTCACCGCGCTGAGCTTCCACCCGGAAGAAAACGGTGATGACCGGGTCCACGCGGCCTGGCTGCGGACCGCAGCGTTAGTCGAGTAA